From a region of the Streptomyces sp. NBC_01454 genome:
- the bldD gene encoding transcriptional regulator BldD has protein sequence MSSEYAKQLGAKLRAIRTQQGLSLHGVEEKSQGRWKAVVVGSYERGDRAVTVQRLAELADFYGVPVQELLPGTTPGGAAEPPPKLVLDLERLAHVPQEKAGPLQRYAATIQSQRGDYNGKVLSIRQDDLRTLAVIYDQSPSVLTEQLISWGVLDADARRAVQHDDL, from the coding sequence ATGTCCAGCGAATACGCCAAACAACTCGGGGCCAAACTCCGCGCCATCCGCACCCAGCAGGGCCTTTCCCTCCACGGCGTGGAGGAGAAGTCCCAGGGCCGCTGGAAGGCCGTGGTCGTGGGTTCGTACGAGCGCGGCGACCGTGCCGTGACCGTGCAGCGCCTCGCCGAACTGGCGGACTTCTACGGCGTTCCGGTGCAGGAGCTGCTGCCGGGTACGACACCGGGCGGCGCGGCCGAGCCGCCGCCGAAGCTGGTGCTCGACCTGGAGCGCCTGGCCCACGTCCCGCAGGAGAAGGCCGGCCCGCTGCAGCGCTACGCCGCCACCATCCAGAGCCAGCGCGGTGACTACAACGGCAAGGTGCTCTCCATCCGCCAGGATGACCTGCGCACCCTTGCGGTCATCTACGACCAGTCGCCCTCGGTCCTGACCGAGCAGCTGATCAGCTGGGGCGTGCTCGACGCCGACGCCCGCCGCGCCGTGCAGCACGACGATCTCTGA
- the efp gene encoding elongation factor P, which produces MASTNDLKNGMVLKLDGGQLWSVVEFQHVKPGKGPAFVRTKLKNVLSGKVVDKTFNAGVKVETATVDKRGMQFSYMDGDYFVFMDMDTYDQLHVDRKAVGDAANYLIEGFEAVVAQHEGEVLYVELPAAVELTIQHTEPGVQGDRSTGGSKPAELETGYSIQVPLFITTGEKIKVDTRTGDYLGRVNS; this is translated from the coding sequence GTGGCATCCACGAACGACCTCAAGAACGGCATGGTGCTCAAGCTCGACGGCGGCCAGCTCTGGTCCGTCGTCGAGTTCCAGCACGTCAAGCCCGGCAAGGGCCCGGCCTTCGTCCGCACCAAGCTCAAGAACGTGCTGTCCGGCAAGGTGGTGGACAAGACCTTCAATGCCGGTGTGAAGGTGGAGACGGCCACCGTCGACAAGCGCGGGATGCAGTTCTCGTACATGGACGGCGACTACTTCGTCTTCATGGACATGGACACCTACGACCAGCTGCACGTCGACCGCAAGGCCGTCGGCGACGCCGCCAACTACCTGATCGAGGGCTTCGAGGCCGTCGTGGCGCAGCACGAGGGCGAGGTGCTCTATGTCGAGCTGCCCGCCGCGGTCGAGCTGACCATCCAGCACACCGAGCCCGGCGTGCAGGGTGACCGCTCCACCGGCGGATCCAAGCCCGCCGAGCTGGAGACCGGCTACTCCATCCAGGTGCCGCTCTTCATCACGACCGGCGAGAAGATCAAGGTCGACACCCGCACGGGCGACTACCTCGGCCGGGTGAACAGCTAA
- the nusB gene encoding transcription antitermination factor NusB, with the protein MAARSKARKRAFQILFEADQRGADVQSVLADWMRHARTDPRQPPVNEYTLQLVEGYADHVTRIDELISTYAVDWDLDRMPAADRSILRLGAYELLWVDDTPDAVALDEAVQLAREFSTDDSPAFVNGLLGRLKELKPSLRREER; encoded by the coding sequence GTGGCTGCCCGCAGCAAGGCCCGTAAGCGCGCCTTCCAGATACTCTTCGAGGCCGACCAGCGCGGTGCCGATGTGCAGTCCGTGCTCGCGGACTGGATGCGGCACGCCCGGACCGACCCCCGGCAGCCGCCGGTGAACGAATACACCCTGCAGTTGGTCGAGGGGTACGCGGACCATGTCACCCGCATCGACGAGCTGATCTCCACCTACGCGGTCGACTGGGATCTCGACAGGATGCCGGCGGCCGACCGCAGCATCCTGCGTCTGGGCGCCTACGAGCTGCTCTGGGTGGACGACACCCCGGACGCGGTGGCACTCGACGAGGCCGTACAGCTCGCCAGGGAGTTCTCCACGGACGACTCCCCGGCCTTCGTCAACGGCCTTCTCGGCCGGCTCAAGGAGCTGAAGCCGAGCCTGCGCCGCGAGGAGCGGTAG